Proteins from one Candidatus Methylomirabilota bacterium genomic window:
- a CDS encoding alpha-ketoacid dehydrogenase subunit beta, translated as MSKLNMVKALNLALQQEMERDPDVLVLGEDVGVDGGVFRVTDDLQRQFGSRRVIDSPLAEAAIVGTAVGMSLYGLKPVCEIQFSGFAFQCFHQIENHAARYRQRSQGRFGCQMVVRMPYGGGVRALEHHSESEEQFYAHIPGLKMVVPSGPRAARGLLAAAIRDPDPVIFFEAKALYHAAKEEVPDAPEVLPLGKARVDREGRDLTIVAYGAMLRVAREAAETLAAEDGVETEIIDLLTISPLDRETLAASVGKTGRALVVHEAPRSFGPGAEIAASIMEGAFLSLEAPVRRVTAYDVPFPGFAREKATVPDAARVLAAARETLAY; from the coding sequence ATGAGCAAGCTCAACATGGTGAAGGCGCTCAACCTCGCCCTCCAGCAGGAAATGGAGCGCGACCCCGACGTGCTCGTGCTCGGTGAGGACGTGGGCGTCGACGGTGGGGTGTTCCGGGTCACCGACGACCTCCAGCGGCAATTCGGCTCCCGCCGCGTCATCGACAGCCCCCTCGCCGAGGCCGCCATCGTCGGCACCGCGGTCGGCATGTCGCTCTACGGGCTCAAGCCCGTCTGCGAGATCCAGTTCTCGGGCTTCGCGTTCCAGTGCTTCCACCAGATCGAGAATCACGCCGCCCGCTATCGCCAGCGCTCGCAGGGTCGCTTCGGCTGCCAGATGGTGGTGCGCATGCCCTACGGCGGCGGGGTCCGCGCCCTCGAGCATCACTCGGAGAGCGAGGAGCAGTTCTACGCCCATATCCCCGGCCTCAAGATGGTGGTGCCCTCGGGGCCGCGCGCGGCGCGAGGGCTGCTCGCCGCCGCCATTCGCGATCCCGACCCCGTGATCTTCTTCGAGGCCAAGGCGCTGTACCACGCGGCCAAGGAGGAGGTGCCGGACGCGCCGGAAGTGCTCCCGCTCGGCAAGGCCCGTGTCGATCGCGAGGGACGCGACCTGACCATCGTGGCCTACGGGGCGATGCTGCGCGTGGCGCGTGAGGCCGCGGAGACCCTGGCCGCGGAGGACGGGGTGGAGACGGAGATCATCGATCTCCTCACGATCTCGCCGCTCGACCGCGAGACCCTCGCCGCATCGGTGGGAAAGACGGGCCGCGCGCTCGTGGTGCACGAGGCGCCGCGGAGCTTCGGCCCCGGCGCGGAGATCGCGGCGTCCATCATGGAAGGCGCGTTCCTCTCGCTCGAGGCCCCCGTCCGCCGCGTCACCGCCTACGACGTGCCGTTCCCCGGCTTCGCGCGGGAGAAGGCCACCGTGCCCGACGCCGCGCGCGTGCTCGCCGCGGCACGCGAGACCCTCGCCTACTAG
- a CDS encoding dihydrolipoamide acetyltransferase family protein gives MSRDFALPDLGEGLTEAEIVEVLVHEGEVIAEDTPLLEVETDKAKVEIPSPMGGRVEKIHVTPGQTVKVGAVLVTFGDAAGSPPAPAARPAPAAARPAPSAHPAPVAAHPAPAAAASAPASPPPPVPAAPRPAGPPPATPSTRRLARELGVDLAAVAGSGPGGRITDDDVRAHSGEGARGAAVARGAAAPHAPVTPRSADAAGPARPLAPVGLTPPALPSFEQWGPVERVPLSHLRRTIAERMALSAALIPHVSHFDRADITELEAIVRGGFEAARERGIYLTLTSFLLKAVATALGRHPHFNASLDPGAGELVLKRYVHLGVAVATDRGLIVPVLRDVDKKSVLEIALELAALAQRVRDGRATLDDLRGGSFTLTNIGALGGTGAIPIINYPEVAILAVARGRLEPVVREGQVVPRLLLPVTLTFDHRVADGADGARFAADVVALLENPGRLLLGL, from the coding sequence ATGTCCCGCGACTTCGCGCTGCCTGATCTCGGGGAGGGGCTCACCGAGGCCGAGATCGTCGAGGTGCTCGTCCACGAGGGGGAGGTGATCGCCGAGGACACCCCGCTGCTCGAGGTCGAGACCGACAAGGCCAAGGTCGAGATCCCGTCCCCGATGGGGGGCCGCGTGGAGAAGATCCACGTGACGCCGGGGCAGACCGTGAAGGTGGGCGCGGTGCTGGTGACCTTCGGCGACGCGGCAGGTTCCCCGCCCGCGCCCGCGGCACGTCCCGCGCCGGCAGCAGCTCGTCCCGCGCCTTCGGCACATCCCGCGCCGGTGGCAGCTCATCCCGCACCCGCGGCGGCCGCGTCCGCGCCGGCCTCGCCGCCTCCCCCGGTGCCGGCCGCGCCCCGGCCCGCGGGGCCGCCGCCGGCGACGCCGTCCACCCGGCGCCTGGCCCGCGAGCTCGGCGTGGACCTCGCGGCGGTGGCGGGGAGCGGGCCGGGCGGGCGCATCACCGACGACGACGTGCGCGCCCACTCCGGTGAGGGTGCCCGCGGGGCCGCGGTCGCGCGCGGGGCGGCTGCGCCCCACGCGCCCGTGACGCCGCGCTCCGCAGACGCGGCGGGTCCCGCCCGGCCACTCGCCCCGGTCGGGCTCACTCCGCCGGCGCTGCCGAGCTTCGAGCAGTGGGGACCGGTCGAGCGCGTGCCGCTCTCGCACCTCCGGCGCACCATCGCCGAGCGGATGGCGCTGTCCGCCGCGCTGATCCCGCACGTCAGCCACTTCGACCGCGCCGACATCACCGAGCTCGAGGCCATCGTGCGCGGCGGCTTCGAGGCGGCACGCGAGCGCGGTATCTACCTCACGTTGACGTCGTTCCTGCTCAAGGCGGTGGCCACCGCGCTCGGCCGGCATCCCCACTTCAACGCGAGCCTCGACCCCGGGGCGGGCGAGCTCGTGCTGAAGCGCTACGTGCACCTGGGCGTCGCGGTGGCGACGGATCGCGGCCTGATCGTGCCCGTGCTGCGTGATGTGGACAAGAAGTCGGTACTGGAGATCGCCCTCGAGCTGGCCGCGCTCGCCCAGCGCGTGCGCGACGGCAGGGCCACACTCGACGATCTCCGCGGTGGCAGCTTCACCCTCACCAACATCGGGGCCCTCGGCGGCACCGGTGCGATCCCGATCATCAACTATCCGGAGGTGGCGATTCTCGCGGTGGCGCGGGGTCGGCTCGAGCCCGTGGTGCGCGAGGGTCAGGTCGTGCCGCGGCTCTTGCTCCCCGTGACGCTGACCTTCGACCACCGCGTGGCCGACGGCGCCGACGGGGCGCGCTTCGCCGCCGACGTGGTCGCGCTGCTCGAAAACCCTGGCCGGCTGCTCCTGGGCCTCTGA
- the lpdA gene encoding dihydrolipoyl dehydrogenase gives MGDRVEEVDVVVVGGGPGGYSAAFRCADLGLESIVVDAGARLGGACLYEGCIPSKALLHAAHLIGEAERAREIGLDFGAPHISLDPLRKWKAERVVGRLARGLAAVARGKKVEVVGGRAVFEGSRELRVEGDAPMKIRFGHAVVAVGSAPRGLPGVELGERVMDSTAALDLPDVPERLLVVGGGYIGLELGQVYAALGSRVTLVELTDGLLPGVDRDLVQPLARRVERQFAAVHLATRVMALREDGGSVEATLEGRAPERFDRVLVAVGRRPLTEGLGLEMTRVRLDARGLIEIDAQCRTADPRILAVGDATGEPMLAHRAMRQGKVAAEALAGRPAAFDNAAVPAVVFTDPEIAWCGLDEAGARAAGHEVKVARFAWAASGRAATLGRADGLTKLVAEAATGRVLGVGMVGPGAGELAAEAALAVENALTVEDVALTIHAHPTLSEGLMEAAESLLD, from the coding sequence ATGGGGGATCGGGTCGAGGAGGTCGACGTGGTGGTGGTGGGCGGCGGCCCCGGCGGCTACTCGGCGGCCTTCCGTTGCGCCGACCTCGGGCTCGAGAGCATCGTCGTCGACGCGGGCGCCCGCCTGGGCGGCGCGTGCCTCTACGAAGGGTGCATTCCGTCCAAGGCCCTGCTGCACGCGGCGCATCTCATCGGCGAGGCCGAGCGCGCCCGCGAGATCGGCCTCGACTTCGGCGCGCCCCACATCTCGCTCGACCCGCTCCGCAAGTGGAAGGCGGAGCGCGTCGTGGGCAGGCTGGCCCGCGGCCTCGCCGCGGTGGCGCGGGGAAAGAAGGTCGAGGTCGTGGGCGGCCGCGCGGTATTCGAGGGCTCGCGAGAGCTCCGGGTGGAGGGCGACGCGCCCATGAAGATCCGCTTCGGCCATGCCGTCGTGGCGGTGGGCTCCGCGCCCCGTGGCCTCCCGGGCGTCGAGCTCGGCGAGCGCGTGATGGACTCGACCGCCGCGCTCGACCTCCCCGACGTCCCCGAGCGCCTACTGGTCGTCGGGGGTGGATACATCGGGCTGGAGCTGGGGCAGGTGTACGCCGCGCTCGGTAGCCGCGTGACCCTGGTGGAGCTCACCGACGGGCTCTTGCCGGGCGTGGACCGCGACCTCGTCCAGCCGCTGGCGCGCCGTGTGGAGCGACAGTTCGCCGCCGTGCACCTCGCGACGCGCGTGATGGCGCTGCGCGAGGACGGCGGCAGCGTGGAGGCGACGCTGGAGGGCCGCGCCCCGGAGCGCTTCGACCGCGTACTGGTCGCGGTGGGGCGACGGCCGCTTACCGAGGGTCTCGGCCTCGAGATGACGCGCGTCCGGCTCGACGCGCGCGGGCTGATCGAAATCGATGCCCAGTGCCGCACTGCCGACCCGCGCATCCTGGCCGTCGGGGACGCGACCGGCGAGCCCATGCTCGCCCATCGCGCCATGCGCCAGGGCAAGGTCGCCGCCGAGGCCCTGGCCGGTCGGCCCGCCGCGTTCGACAACGCGGCGGTGCCCGCGGTGGTCTTCACGGACCCGGAGATCGCGTGGTGCGGCCTCGACGAGGCGGGGGCCCGCGCTGCCGGCCACGAGGTGAAGGTCGCGCGCTTCGCATGGGCCGCCTCGGGCCGGGCCGCCACCCTGGGCCGCGCGGACGGCCTCACCAAGCTCGTGGCCGAGGCGGCCACCGGTCGAGTCCTGGGCGTGGGCATGGTCGGGCCGGGCGCGGGTGAGCTCGCCGCGGAGGCCGCCCTCGCGGTGGAGAACGCGCTGACCGTCGAGGACGTGGCCCTGACGATTCACGCGCATCCCACCCTCTCGGAAGGTCTCATGGAAGCGGCGGAGTCGCTGCTCGACTGA
- a CDS encoding selenium metabolism-associated LysR family transcriptional regulator, whose product MDLRQLEIFAKVAEIGSFSRAAEALHLTQPTVSEHIRALEDELGVRLLDRLGRGTATTRAGQLLLSYASRILALSREARQALEGYQGRMRGELVVGGSTIPGEYLLPSVIGRFREKFPEVSTTLVIGASQAVVDWVADGRVELGVVGARLPQRGLEFHDLSLDEEVVVIPPGHPWQGRAQVTLEELAREPLLIRERGSGTRAAFESALERGGVDLGTLRIAGEMGSNQAIKQAVKAGMGVTVLSRIAVEEESRQGLLAYLRVQDLAVTRGFYVVTHRERSRSPVAEAFRLVLEGGSG is encoded by the coding sequence ATGGATCTTCGCCAGCTCGAGATCTTTGCCAAGGTCGCCGAGATAGGCTCCTTTTCGCGGGCAGCCGAGGCGCTGCACCTCACGCAGCCCACCGTGTCGGAGCACATCCGCGCGCTCGAGGACGAGCTGGGCGTGCGCCTGCTCGACCGCCTCGGGCGCGGGACGGCGACCACCCGGGCCGGCCAGCTCCTACTCTCCTACGCCTCGCGCATCCTGGCTCTCTCGCGCGAGGCGCGCCAGGCCCTCGAGGGCTATCAGGGGCGGATGCGCGGCGAGCTGGTCGTCGGCGGCAGCACGATCCCGGGCGAGTACCTGTTGCCGTCCGTGATCGGGCGCTTCCGCGAGAAGTTCCCCGAGGTGTCCACCACGCTCGTGATCGGCGCCAGCCAGGCGGTGGTGGACTGGGTCGCCGACGGTCGCGTGGAGCTGGGCGTGGTCGGCGCGCGCCTGCCGCAGCGCGGGCTCGAGTTCCACGACCTCAGCCTCGACGAGGAGGTCGTGGTGATTCCCCCGGGTCACCCATGGCAGGGCCGCGCCCAGGTCACGCTCGAAGAGCTCGCGCGCGAGCCGCTGCTCATTCGCGAGCGGGGGTCGGGGACGCGCGCGGCCTTCGAGTCGGCGCTGGAGCGCGGGGGCGTGGACCTCGGCACGCTGCGCATCGCGGGGGAGATGGGCTCGAATCAGGCCATCAAGCAGGCGGTCAAGGCGGGCATGGGGGTCACCGTGCTGTCACGGATCGCCGTCGAGGAGGAGAGCCGGCAGGGTCTGCTGGCCTACCTCCGTGTGCAGGACCTCGCTGTCACCCGCGGCTTCTACGTGGTGACGCACCGCGAGCGGAGCCGCTCGCCGGTGGCCGAGGCCTTCCGCCTCGTGCTGGAGGGCGGCTCAGGTTGA